Proteins from a genomic interval of Nocardioidaceae bacterium:
- a CDS encoding MBL fold metallo-hydrolase codes for MGLRVDHTVTSGTFSLDGETHEVDNNVWILGDDDECIVIDAPHDAAAIVRAVGGRTVKAIVCTHAHDDHVRVAPELKRTVGAPILLHPADAEVWDLTHPDERWDADLEDGQSIKVAGASVQVLHTPGHAPGAVCLYVHDLGCVFSGDTLFQGGPGATGRSFSDEDLIKESIRAKLFALPPETVVHTGHGPDTSIGEEQHNLDG; via the coding sequence ATGGGCCTGCGGGTCGACCACACCGTCACCTCGGGCACCTTCAGCCTCGACGGTGAGACCCACGAGGTCGACAACAACGTGTGGATCCTGGGCGACGACGACGAGTGCATCGTCATCGACGCTCCGCACGACGCCGCGGCGATCGTGCGGGCGGTGGGCGGTCGTACGGTCAAGGCGATCGTGTGCACCCACGCGCACGACGACCACGTACGCGTCGCGCCGGAGCTCAAGCGCACCGTCGGTGCGCCGATCCTGCTGCACCCGGCCGACGCGGAGGTGTGGGACCTCACCCACCCCGACGAGCGATGGGACGCGGACCTCGAGGACGGGCAGTCCATCAAGGTCGCGGGCGCCTCGGTGCAGGTGCTGCACACGCCCGGTCACGCGCCGGGCGCGGTGTGCCTGTACGTGCACGACCTGGGCTGCGTGTTCTCCGGCGACACCCTGTTCCAGGGTGGACCCGGGGCGACGGGTCGCTCATTCAGCGACGAGGACCTGATCAAGGAGTCGATCCGGGCCAAGCTGTTCGCGCTGCCGCCGGAGACCGTCGTGCACACCGGGCACGGTCCGGACACCAGCATCGGCGAGGAGCAGCACAACCTCGACGGCTGA
- a CDS encoding S-(hydroxymethyl)mycothiol dehydrogenase — protein sequence MPQQVKAVVAMSKGAPVEVVTINVPDPGPGEAVVQIQTCGVCHTDLHYREGGISDEFPFLLGHEAAGIVEAVGEGVTDVAPGDFVVLNWRAVCGECRACKRGDLHYCFATHNAEQKMTLEDGTELSPALGIGAFAEKTLVAAGQCTKVDESARPAAVGLLGCGVMSGIGAAINTGNAGRGKSVAVIGCGGVGNGAIAGAVLAGASPVIAIDIDDRKLAHAKDLGATHTLNSKEEDVESRVKEICGELYEGAEGADVVIEAVGRPETWKQGFYLRDLAGVLVLVGVPTPDMKVPDMPLLDVFGRGGALKSSWYGDCLPERDFPMLVDLYQQGRLDLDKFVTEEIELDAIEAAFDKMHGGDVLRSVVVL from the coding sequence GTGCCGCAGCAGGTCAAGGCCGTCGTCGCCATGTCGAAGGGCGCCCCGGTCGAGGTCGTCACCATCAACGTGCCGGACCCGGGTCCGGGCGAGGCGGTGGTGCAGATCCAGACGTGCGGGGTCTGCCACACCGACCTGCACTACCGCGAGGGCGGCATCAGCGACGAGTTCCCCTTCCTCCTCGGACACGAGGCGGCCGGCATCGTCGAGGCCGTCGGCGAGGGCGTCACCGACGTCGCCCCCGGCGACTTCGTGGTGCTGAACTGGCGTGCGGTGTGCGGTGAGTGCCGCGCCTGCAAGCGCGGCGACCTGCACTACTGCTTCGCGACCCACAACGCCGAGCAGAAGATGACGCTCGAGGACGGCACCGAGCTGTCGCCCGCGCTGGGCATCGGCGCCTTCGCCGAGAAGACGCTGGTGGCCGCGGGGCAGTGCACGAAGGTCGACGAGTCCGCCCGCCCCGCCGCGGTCGGTCTGCTGGGCTGCGGCGTCATGTCCGGCATCGGCGCCGCCATCAACACCGGCAACGCCGGCCGCGGCAAGTCCGTCGCGGTCATCGGGTGCGGTGGTGTCGGCAACGGTGCGATTGCCGGCGCCGTGCTTGCCGGGGCGTCCCCGGTCATCGCCATCGACATCGACGACCGCAAGCTCGCCCACGCCAAGGACCTCGGCGCCACCCACACGCTCAACAGCAAGGAGGAGGACGTCGAGTCGCGGGTCAAGGAGATCTGCGGCGAGCTCTACGAGGGCGCCGAGGGCGCCGACGTCGTCATCGAGGCGGTCGGTCGCCCGGAGACCTGGAAGCAGGGGTTCTACCTGCGCGACCTGGCGGGTGTGCTCGTGCTCGTCGGGGTGCCGACTCCCGACATGAAGGTGCCCGACATGCCGCTGCTCGACGTCTTCGGGCGTGGCGGGGCGCTGAAGTCCAGCTGGTACGGCGACTGCCTGCCCGAGCGCGACTTCCCGATGCTGGTCGACCTCTACCAGCAAGGACGCCTGGACCTGGACAAGTTCGTGACCGAGGAGATCGAGCTCGACGCGATCGAGGCGGCCTTCGACAAGATGCACGGCGGCGACGTGCTGCGTTCGGTGGTGGTCCTGTGA
- the tsaD gene encoding tRNA (adenosine(37)-N6)-threonylcarbamoyltransferase complex transferase subunit TsaD, producing MTQPDGPLVLGIETSCDETGVGVVRGRTLLADAVASSVDEHARFGGVVPEVASRAHLDAMVPTIERACEEAGVRLADLDAVAVTSGPGLAGALLVGVAAAKALALGLGKPLHGVNHLASHVAVDQLEHGPLPEPCLAMLVSGGHSSLLHVNDVTRDIDPMGATIDDAAGEAFDKVARLLGLPFPGGPYIDRAAREGTVTIDFPRGLTSRRDLERHEFDFSFSGLKTAVARWVEAREREGEPVPVADVAASFQEAVCDVLTRKAVAAATARGIDHLLIGGGVAANSRLRAMATERAEAAGLRVRVPRPGLCTDNGAMVAALGAEVVARGLAPSPLDLPADSAMPVTDIHND from the coding sequence ATGACGCAGCCCGACGGCCCGCTGGTGCTCGGCATCGAGACCTCGTGCGACGAGACCGGGGTGGGCGTCGTGCGCGGGCGCACGCTGCTCGCCGACGCGGTCGCCTCCAGCGTCGATGAGCACGCCCGCTTCGGCGGGGTCGTCCCCGAGGTCGCCTCCCGGGCGCACCTGGACGCGATGGTGCCGACCATCGAGCGGGCGTGCGAGGAGGCGGGCGTACGCCTCGCAGACCTCGACGCCGTGGCGGTCACCAGCGGTCCCGGTCTCGCCGGTGCCCTGCTGGTCGGGGTGGCCGCCGCGAAGGCGCTGGCCCTGGGGCTCGGCAAGCCGCTGCACGGGGTGAACCACCTCGCCAGCCATGTCGCGGTGGACCAGCTCGAGCACGGTCCGCTGCCCGAGCCGTGCCTGGCGATGCTCGTCTCGGGCGGGCACTCCTCGCTGCTGCACGTCAACGACGTCACCCGCGACATCGACCCGATGGGCGCCACGATCGACGACGCGGCCGGCGAGGCGTTCGACAAGGTGGCGAGGCTGCTCGGGCTGCCGTTCCCCGGAGGCCCCTACATCGACCGGGCGGCACGCGAGGGCACCGTGACGATCGACTTCCCGCGCGGCCTCACCTCGCGCCGCGACCTGGAGCGGCACGAGTTCGACTTCTCCTTCTCGGGCCTGAAGACCGCCGTGGCCCGCTGGGTCGAGGCCCGCGAGCGCGAGGGCGAACCGGTGCCGGTCGCCGATGTCGCGGCGTCCTTCCAGGAGGCTGTCTGCGACGTGCTCACCCGCAAGGCCGTCGCCGCGGCCACCGCCCGCGGCATCGACCACCTGCTGATCGGCGGCGGCGTCGCGGCGAACTCGCGACTGCGGGCGATGGCGACCGAGCGCGCCGAGGCCGCCGGGCTGCGCGTACGCGTGCCACGCCCCGGCCTGTGCACCGACAACGGGGCGATGGTCGCCGCCCTCGGAGCGGAGGTGGTCGCGCGTGGTCTCGCACCCAGTCCGCTGGACCTGCCCGCCGACTCCGCCATGCCCGTGACGGACATCCACAACGACTGA
- a CDS encoding GNAT family N-acetyltransferase → MSLPGLRAAVPADATALGALESATMGREAWTADQVAEELAPATGRVVLLLPDDDRSVAWVDLAVNGEVADLLRLAVHPDRRRRGIGASVLGVGIAALPATVERVLLEVSAANAAAEATYAAAGFVPIARRAGYYRDGADALVMQLTLHEANVAGGTR, encoded by the coding sequence GTGAGCCTGCCCGGTCTGCGCGCCGCCGTCCCCGCCGACGCGACGGCGCTGGGAGCGCTGGAGTCCGCCACGATGGGCCGCGAGGCGTGGACGGCCGACCAGGTGGCCGAGGAGCTCGCGCCGGCCACCGGGAGAGTCGTCTTGCTGCTCCCCGACGACGACCGCTCGGTCGCCTGGGTCGACCTGGCCGTGAACGGTGAGGTCGCCGACCTCCTGCGTCTCGCCGTCCATCCCGACCGTCGACGGCGGGGGATCGGGGCGTCCGTGCTCGGCGTGGGCATCGCGGCGCTGCCTGCGACGGTGGAGCGGGTGCTGCTGGAGGTCTCCGCGGCCAACGCCGCGGCGGAGGCGACGTACGCCGCTGCGGGCTTCGTCCCGATCGCCCGCCGGGCCGGCTACTACCGCGACGGTGCCGACGCGCTCGTCATGCAGCTGACGCTGCACGAGGCGAACGTGGCAGGAGGGACACGATGA
- the tsaB gene encoding tRNA (adenosine(37)-N6)-threonylcarbamoyltransferase complex dimerization subunit type 1 TsaB, which yields MLLALDTSTALVTAAVHSGRVEEAGEGSGEVLAEAVADTPMRHGELLAPLLEQVMTTAGVVRTDLAGIAVGTGPGPFTGLRVGLVTARTLAAVLGIEAYGVCSLDVLAAQAQAEGTVRGRFLVATDARRKEVYHAVYDAQGRREGDPSVARPADLPEELRTVPCVGAGPALYPDDLLDAGGPQRPSAGWLARVVVEGLAPRTAPDPLYLRRPDAVASHARKLVS from the coding sequence GTGCTGCTCGCTCTCGACACCTCGACCGCGCTGGTGACCGCTGCCGTCCACAGCGGCCGCGTCGAGGAGGCGGGCGAGGGCAGCGGCGAGGTGCTCGCCGAGGCCGTCGCGGACACCCCGATGCGTCACGGCGAGCTGCTGGCGCCGCTGCTGGAGCAGGTGATGACCACCGCGGGCGTCGTACGCACCGACCTGGCGGGGATCGCGGTCGGCACCGGGCCCGGCCCCTTCACCGGGCTGCGCGTCGGCCTGGTCACCGCCCGCACCCTGGCAGCGGTGCTCGGCATCGAGGCGTACGGCGTGTGCTCGCTCGACGTGCTCGCCGCGCAGGCGCAGGCGGAGGGAACGGTGCGCGGCCGCTTCCTCGTGGCCACCGACGCGCGGCGCAAGGAGGTCTACCACGCGGTGTACGACGCGCAGGGCCGTCGCGAGGGCGACCCGTCGGTGGCGCGGCCGGCAGACCTGCCCGAGGAGCTGCGTACGGTGCCGTGCGTCGGCGCCGGTCCGGCGCTCTACCCCGACGACCTCCTCGACGCCGGGGGACCGCAGCGCCCGTCGGCGGGCTGGCTCGCCCGGGTCGTCGTCGAGGGCCTGGCACCGCGCACCGCGCCGGACCCCCTCTACCTGCGCCGTCCCGACGCGGTCGCCTCCCACGCCCGGAAGCTGGTCTCGTGA
- the tsaE gene encoding tRNA (adenosine(37)-N6)-threonylcarbamoyltransferase complex ATPase subunit type 1 TsaE, whose product MTPAPPPPIEVLAATSADAEEVFEVIRAAFSARPAVDPPPPALVEGLEVVRARLDESGGLIARQDGRTVGALLFNDHGRLLSLERVSVHPGVQGGGVAGRLTRAAASHARLNGYEGMHIVARADLPQTVAFWRRQLYNVTGRTGPFLSMTRLFAVEVTTHTAEETRRLGRRLAWRLLPGDLVILTGDLGAGKTTFTQGLGEGLRVRGQVTSPTFVISREHRASGDGPSLVHVDAYRLGGAPELDDLDLDTRFDEAVTVVEWGEGVAEDLADARLEISITRWRGDTRPHAHRGSTPSAPSAEGRLGPTEDHPDAVDLTAEETFDDEPRRFRINPVGDRWIGAGLAALVRSIEDAQPVEEPVRRPPA is encoded by the coding sequence CGACCCGCCCCCGCCGGCGCTGGTCGAGGGACTCGAGGTGGTGCGCGCGCGGCTGGACGAGTCCGGCGGTCTCATCGCGCGGCAGGACGGCCGCACGGTCGGGGCGCTGCTCTTCAACGACCACGGCCGTCTGCTGAGCCTCGAGCGGGTCTCGGTGCACCCGGGTGTCCAGGGCGGCGGTGTGGCGGGGCGGTTGACCCGGGCCGCCGCCTCGCACGCACGCCTGAACGGCTACGAGGGCATGCACATCGTGGCCCGCGCGGACCTCCCGCAGACGGTCGCGTTCTGGCGGCGTCAGCTCTACAACGTCACGGGGCGTACGGGGCCCTTCCTGTCGATGACCAGGCTGTTCGCCGTGGAGGTCACGACCCACACCGCGGAGGAGACCCGCCGCCTCGGCCGTCGGCTCGCCTGGCGGCTGCTGCCGGGCGACCTGGTGATCCTCACCGGCGACCTGGGGGCCGGCAAGACGACCTTCACCCAGGGTCTCGGGGAGGGGCTGCGCGTACGCGGACAGGTCACCTCGCCCACCTTCGTGATCTCCCGGGAGCACCGCGCGTCCGGCGACGGTCCGTCCCTGGTGCACGTCGACGCGTACCGGCTCGGTGGTGCCCCCGAGCTCGACGACCTCGACCTCGACACCCGATTCGACGAGGCCGTCACGGTCGTGGAGTGGGGGGAGGGCGTCGCCGAGGACCTCGCCGACGCCCGGCTGGAGATATCGATCACCCGGTGGCGCGGGGACACCCGCCCCCACGCACACCGAGGCTCGACGCCCAGCGCACCGTCGGCGGAGGGGCGCCTCGGGCCCACCGAGGACCACCCGGACGCGGTCGACCTCACCGCCGAGGAGACCTTCGACGACGAGCCGCGACGCTTCCGCATCAACCCTGTGGGCGACCGGTGGATCGGGGCGGGCCTCGCGGCACTGGTCCGATCGATCGAGGACGCGCAGCCGGTCGAGGAGCCCGTGCGCCGGCCACCGGCCTGA